GTAGTAAATATGCATCGTGTACACTTTCCCTGGGGCACCAGGGCAGAGAGAGATCTCGAAATGTGAGTGATTACATGTTCAGCCGTCGTCCACAACCCTTCCGCGCTGCAGCCTGTCCTACTCGCTGTCACTCTTGTCCACCAGTACCGCGTCGGACTCCTCTGTGATCTCCAGCAGTGTGTGCATCTCGGGACTCTCACCACGCAGCAGATCCgagttttctccctcctctccaccAACCTCCACCAGCTCCGTGGCTTTCACTTCCACCTCGCCCTCTCTTATTTTCTTGACATGGAAAGTGAAGGGTGGCACTTTGTAGACGGCTGTCTTGGACCTGGCATAGATGGTGTGGTCAGGGGTGAAAGACTTCCTCAGCTTGTCCCGAGAGGTCTtcatcttctctctcctttcGTTAGTCACAATCTTGGTGCCCAGCTTGTTCATCCTCTTCTCCAGGTTGTGGCGGGTCTTCTCCAAGTTGTGGCGGGTCTTCTCCAGGTTCTCCTTGGTCTTTAGCTTAgtcttctccatcttctcctttGAGAATGCCTTCTTAAAGTCATCCACTCTTTTCATGCCACTCCTTTTGATGCGCTCTGCCCGTGACTCTTCGATAATCTCTTCAATCTCCACCTCTTCATCCGAGGAGAGCTGGACGTGGTCCTC
This genomic window from Accipiter gentilis chromosome 5, bAccGen1.1, whole genome shotgun sequence contains:
- the CAVIN1 gene encoding caveolae-associated protein 1, which translates into the protein MEDTTLQIIEPPTASEASEEQVPEEPIKSDQINGVMVLTLLDKIIGAVDQIQLTQTQLEERQQEMDSAVTSIQGELTKLTKAHTTTSNTVNKMLEKVRKVSVNVKTVRQNLEKQAGQIKKLEANEAELLKRRNFKVMIYQDEVKLPSKLSISKSLKEGEKLEKEGEGEEVPVGEDHGEEDHVQLSSDEEVEIEEIIEESRAERIKRSGMKRVDDFKKAFSKEKMEKTKLKTKENLEKTRHNLEKTRHNLEKRMNKLGTKIVTNERREKMKTSRDKLRKSFTPDHTIYARSKTAVYKVPPFTFHVKKIREGEVEVKATELVEVGGEEGENSDLLRGESPEMHTLLEITEESDAVLVDKSDSE